A section of the Telopea speciosissima isolate NSW1024214 ecotype Mountain lineage chromosome 3, Tspe_v1, whole genome shotgun sequence genome encodes:
- the LOC122655924 gene encoding CCG-binding protein 1: MIRSMLLHPSSSSATAFFGASDLNRSTVSCSRVGTTVCSSSSSRSNFYTPNHEPFSRSKIDKGLKEPSFIEKCENELADYCSTLEGDASYSCWRAYFDLKKLETEYPKEEVEKIVLQSGGVKSLIDCMHGISAMRRKKESNGDMESRRQSNLEKKKEEPFPVPDGLPKSREELEEEERARMPDSLYTKLLRTKGRFPAWYSPAPDHETD, encoded by the exons atgatTAGATCAATGCTTCTACATCCTTCTTCTTCGTCAGCTACGGCGTTCTTCGGAGCTAGCGATCTCAATCGTTCTACGGTGTCGTGTTCGAGGGTGGGTACCACGGTttgctcttcctcttcttcgaGGAGCAATTTTTACACCCCAAATCACGAGCCTTTCAGCAGAAGCAAGATCGATAAAGGTCTTAAAGAGCCCTCGTTCATAGAAAAATGCGAGAATGAGCTTGCAG ATTATTGTTCGACGCTAGAGGGAGACGCATCCTACAGCTGTTGGAGGGCGTACTTTGATCTAAAAAAACTAGAA ACGGAGTACCcaaaagaagaagtagagaagatAGTTCTTCAGTCTGGGGGCGTGAAATCTCTGATCGATTGCATGCACGGAATTTCGGCAATgcggaggaagaaggagagtaACGGAGACATGGAATCGCGAAGACAATCAaatttggagaaaaagaaagaggaaccTTTTCCGGTGCCCGACGGATTGCCGAAATCACGGGAAGAgctggaagaggaagagagagctAGAATGCCGGATTCGTTATACACCAAACTCTTACGAACCAAGGGGAGGTTCCCCGCTTGGTATTCTCCCGCCCCAGACCATGAAACTGATTAG